In Porites lutea chromosome 1, jaPorLute2.1, whole genome shotgun sequence, a single genomic region encodes these proteins:
- the LOC140940490 gene encoding uncharacterized protein — protein MKPSFAVIALLVCFLGVLVTTISSHRPFELASDNQEDEGKLRVSEEAVEGDRIDQEDEEEESEDVDDANEVDNSESVKAIPEADPVAWGRYGRKGRYGRKGRYGRYRRYGRYHRYGRYNKYRPHYRRYRYGRYRGRSYHG, from the exons ATGAAGCCGTCTTTTGCAGTGATCGCTCTTCTCGTCTGTTTCCTTGGTGTTCTGGTGACAACTATTTCGTCACATAGGCCATTCGAATTGGCATCCGATAACCAGGAAGATGAAGGCAAATTACGTGTCTCTGAAGAAGCCGTAGAAGGTGACAGAATTGAtcaagaagacgaagaagaagaaagtgaagaTGTTGATGACGCAAATGAAGTGGATAATTCTGAaag TGTAAAAGCTATACCAGAAGCTGACCCAGTAGCTTGGGGACGTTACGGCCGTAAGGGTCGTTACGGCCGTAAGGGTCGTTACGGCCGTTACCGTCGTTACGGCCGTTACCATCGTTACGGCCGCTACAACAAGTACCGGCCTCACTATCGTCGCTATCGGTATGGTCGTTATCGAGGACGAAGCTACCATGGCTAA